The following coding sequences lie in one Paenibacillus durus ATCC 35681 genomic window:
- the cas8c gene encoding type I-C CRISPR-associated protein Cas8c/Csd1 — translation MTWLADLYKTYENNAHLTGQFERKKNGREYALIPVSHTTQSSHIEVRLDMEGNLLQARVVEKEEASTIIPCTEASASRTSAPVPHPLFDKLVYVAGDYTRYYGEVKGTPHADYMKQLLAWCESPAAHSKVQSVYTYLSRGTLIADLVQREVLWLDEKGQLAPKWTPAMEQRYGEKKAIFKVIASDQSAAFIRFAVHVPGDPEDRLWRDRSVQEAFIRYNEMELAEQELCYVTGEYLPYADKHTSRIRNSGDKTKLISANDSLGFTYRGRFRSGREAAAVSYEVSQKGHNALKWLIDRQGVTIDGKVFLVWGIDNPDLPPPWEDGLDLYGEEEDEDTAGDAAHREFAGQFRRAIHGYRYNTDDYKSEVVIMVLDAATPGRLSIVYYRNLNKELFFNRLNYWHATCRWLHRYRKNEQKEILSFTGAPATRDIAFAAYGPQASDKVVKVLLERMLPCIVDKRPVPQDIVRSAVNRASNPVGMEPWEWEKTLSIACALVKKTYEKEGFTVSLDVENEDRSYLFGRMLAIADVLERRALGKEEKRATNAVRYMNVFAQHPGRTWEIIQSNLQPYQAKMGTKDGIINYCNKMLDEVGSRLKLEDYNDNRLNGRYLLGFYSQRNELYKSREQREAEAGQTARTDESANNDVQGENE, via the coding sequence AATCTGCTTCAGGCCAGGGTTGTGGAAAAAGAGGAAGCAAGCACAATTATTCCTTGTACGGAGGCATCCGCAAGTCGAACCAGTGCGCCGGTGCCGCACCCGCTGTTCGATAAGCTGGTCTATGTAGCTGGCGACTATACCCGTTATTACGGGGAAGTCAAGGGAACACCGCATGCGGACTATATGAAGCAATTGCTTGCCTGGTGCGAATCTCCAGCGGCACATTCCAAGGTGCAGAGCGTGTATACCTATTTAAGTAGAGGTACCTTGATTGCCGATTTAGTTCAACGGGAGGTGCTATGGCTTGATGAGAAGGGGCAATTGGCGCCGAAATGGACACCGGCTATGGAGCAGAGATATGGAGAGAAAAAAGCAATTTTCAAGGTCATCGCCTCCGATCAAAGCGCCGCCTTCATCCGGTTTGCCGTTCATGTCCCCGGTGATCCGGAAGATCGGTTGTGGCGAGACCGGTCGGTGCAGGAAGCCTTTATCCGCTATAACGAGATGGAACTGGCTGAGCAGGAGCTTTGCTACGTAACTGGGGAATATTTGCCGTATGCGGACAAGCATACTTCACGTATCCGCAATTCCGGTGACAAAACGAAGCTGATCTCAGCCAACGATTCGCTAGGCTTTACCTATCGCGGACGGTTCCGCAGTGGAAGGGAAGCGGCGGCGGTCAGCTACGAAGTCTCTCAAAAAGGGCATAATGCCCTGAAATGGCTGATTGACCGCCAGGGCGTCACTATTGATGGTAAAGTGTTTCTGGTGTGGGGAATCGATAACCCGGATCTTCCCCCTCCATGGGAAGATGGGCTGGACTTGTACGGCGAAGAGGAGGATGAAGATACAGCGGGAGACGCCGCGCATCGTGAATTCGCCGGACAGTTTCGGCGTGCTATTCACGGCTATCGTTATAATACCGACGACTACAAATCCGAGGTTGTCATCATGGTGCTGGATGCGGCGACGCCGGGACGATTGTCGATTGTATATTACCGAAATTTGAACAAGGAGCTATTTTTTAATCGTCTAAATTATTGGCATGCAACGTGCCGATGGCTGCACCGTTACCGTAAAAACGAACAGAAGGAGATACTTTCGTTCACCGGCGCACCGGCAACGCGGGATATTGCCTTCGCCGCTTACGGCCCGCAGGCGAGCGATAAAGTTGTTAAAGTGCTGCTTGAACGGATGCTGCCATGTATAGTGGACAAGCGTCCTGTCCCGCAGGATATTGTGCGCAGCGCGGTGAACCGTGCCTCCAATCCGGTTGGCATGGAGCCTTGGGAATGGGAGAAGACGCTCAGCATTGCCTGCGCGCTAGTGAAGAAAACATATGAGAAGGAGGGTTTTACCGTGAGCCTTGATGTAGAGAATGAGGACCGCAGCTACTTATTTGGCCGAATGCTGGCAATCGCCGATGTGCTGGAGCGGCGCGCGCTCGGTAAGGAAGAGAAGCGGGCCACGAACGCGGTGAGATACATGAACGTCTTTGCGCAGCATCCGGGACGGACCTGGGAGATTATTCAGTCGAATTTACAGCCTTACCAGGCCAAAATGGGCACGAAGGACGGCATCATCAATTACTGTAATAAAATGCTGGATGAAGTGGGCTCTCGGCTGAAACTGGAAGATTACAATGATAATCGGCTCAATGGACGGTATTTGCTCGGATTTTACAGCCAGCGTAATGAATTGTACAAGAGCAGGGAGCAGAGGGAAGCCGAGGCTGGACAGACTGCCCGGACCGACGAGAGCGCCAATAACGATGTACAAGGAGAGAATGAATAA
- the cas7c gene encoding type I-C CRISPR-associated protein Cas7/Csd2, whose translation MSTLDHKIDFAVVFSVHNANPNGDPLNGNRPRQNYDGYGEVSDVCIKRKIRNRLQDMGESILVQSDERRGDGYRSIKERVDANAEVQEFAKGKKANNDLYAQAACNAWLDVRSFGQVFAFGGAEGSGSGVSIGVRGPVSIHTAVSIDPIDITSMQITKSVNATTPKDNPNKKSPDTMGMKHRVDFGVYVFYGSINTQLAGKTGFTYEDAEKIREALVTLFENDTSSARPDGSMEVHKVYWWEHKSGLGQYSSAKVHRSLQIHLNEGVTQPKSFDDDYTCTLQPLDGLEVREYAGL comes from the coding sequence ATGAGCACGCTTGATCACAAAATTGATTTTGCCGTTGTATTTTCGGTTCATAATGCTAACCCGAACGGAGACCCGCTGAACGGCAATCGTCCTCGGCAGAACTATGACGGATACGGCGAGGTATCTGATGTCTGCATCAAGCGGAAAATCCGAAATCGCCTTCAGGACATGGGAGAGTCGATTCTCGTGCAGTCCGATGAAAGACGGGGGGATGGCTATCGCAGCATTAAAGAACGGGTAGACGCCAATGCGGAGGTGCAGGAATTCGCCAAGGGAAAAAAAGCAAATAATGACCTGTACGCCCAAGCTGCCTGCAACGCATGGCTGGATGTGCGCAGCTTCGGTCAAGTGTTCGCTTTTGGCGGGGCGGAAGGCTCTGGCAGCGGCGTATCCATCGGGGTTCGCGGACCGGTTTCGATTCATACGGCGGTGAGCATCGACCCGATTGATATTACCAGCATGCAGATCACCAAGAGCGTCAACGCGACCACCCCCAAAGATAATCCGAACAAGAAAAGCCCGGACACGATGGGTATGAAGCACAGAGTGGACTTTGGTGTATATGTTTTTTACGGAAGCATTAATACGCAGTTAGCCGGGAAAACCGGTTTCACCTATGAGGATGCAGAGAAGATACGCGAGGCGCTGGTTACCTTGTTTGAAAATGACACTTCCTCGGCGCGTCCGGACGGCAGTATGGAAGTACATAAAGTCTACTGGTGGGAGCATAAGTCCGGCCTGGGGCAATATTCTTCTGCCAAGGTGCATCGTTCTCTTCAAATTCATTTGAATGAAGGCGTTACTCAGCCAAAATCCTTTGAC